The following nucleotide sequence is from Camelina sativa cultivar DH55 unplaced genomic scaffold, Cs unpScaffold01539, whole genome shotgun sequence.
AAGGAAGACATGGGAACTGGAGAACAACATTATAACAGTAGACCAACCTGATTCAACCTCTGACACTGTCTTCTACTACGACGATACTGCGCAGAGTAGGTTC
It contains:
- the LOC109131660 gene encoding COP9 signalosome complex subunit 5a-like, with product MEGSSTMMARKTWELENNIITVDQPDSTSDTVFYYDDTAQSRFQQE